The Mucilaginibacter yixingensis genome window below encodes:
- a CDS encoding aminopeptidase P N-terminal domain-containing protein: protein MKYLPLSNNLFLINRKNFVQRLKKASIAIFNANDEFVRSGDQNFIFKQNADFFYLTGIDQEQSILILFPDCPNPLYREVLFLRQTNEHIAVWEGHKYTKEEARAASGIENIYWLQDFDAILHSIIHYAENIYINTNENDRYAHTVPYRDLRFLNDLRSKYPLHHYERSAPIMRELRAVKSEIEVELTQKACAITRDSFIRVLKFVKPGVTEYEIEAEIIHEFIRQRATGQAYSPIIASGANANILHYIDNNQICKDGDVILMDYAAEYANYNADMTRSIPVNGRFTQRQRDVYNAVLRVMHEAKKMLIAGTIWNEYHDEVGKIMTSELIGLGLLDKHDVEKQDAKVPAYKKYFMHGTSHHLGIDVHDFASRYTPFAAGNILTCEPGIYIPAEGLGIRLENDILITQDGNIDLMADIPIEADEIEELMNS, encoded by the coding sequence ATGAAATACCTACCTCTTAGTAATAATTTATTTCTCATAAATAGAAAAAATTTCGTTCAGAGATTAAAGAAGGCCTCTATTGCCATTTTTAACGCTAATGACGAATTTGTAAGAAGCGGCGACCAGAACTTCATATTTAAGCAAAACGCCGATTTTTTTTATCTGACGGGCATTGACCAGGAGCAAAGCATCCTGATCTTATTTCCGGATTGTCCTAATCCACTATACAGGGAAGTACTCTTTTTAAGACAGACCAATGAGCATATTGCCGTATGGGAAGGACACAAGTATACCAAAGAGGAAGCACGCGCCGCATCAGGCATAGAAAATATCTATTGGCTGCAAGATTTTGACGCCATATTGCATAGTATTATTCATTATGCCGAAAACATATATATTAATACTAATGAGAACGACCGCTACGCGCACACTGTTCCGTACCGCGATCTGCGGTTTCTGAACGATCTGCGTTCTAAATACCCGCTGCACCACTACGAGCGCTCTGCACCTATTATGCGTGAGCTGCGTGCGGTAAAATCTGAAATTGAAGTAGAGCTTACTCAAAAAGCTTGTGCTATTACCCGCGACTCGTTTATCCGTGTACTGAAGTTTGTAAAACCAGGTGTTACCGAATACGAGATCGAAGCCGAGATTATCCATGAGTTTATCCGTCAGCGAGCTACAGGGCAGGCCTATAGCCCTATTATTGCATCGGGCGCCAATGCCAACATATTACATTATATAGATAACAACCAGATTTGCAAAGATGGCGATGTTATACTGATGGACTATGCGGCGGAGTATGCTAATTACAATGCAGATATGACGCGCTCTATCCCGGTAAATGGGCGTTTTACCCAACGCCAGCGTGATGTGTACAATGCTGTACTGCGGGTAATGCACGAAGCCAAAAAAATGCTGATAGCCGGTACCATCTGGAACGAGTATCATGATGAGGTAGGCAAAATTATGACCAGCGAGCTGATTGGCCTGGGCCTATTAGATAAACACGACGTAGAGAAACAGGACGCCAAAGTGCCTGCCTATAAAAAATACTTTATGCATGGCACCTCGCATCATTTGGGCATAGACGTGCATGACTTTGCTAGCCGTTATACGCCGTTTGCGGCAGGCAACATCCTCACTTGCGAGCCTGGCATTTACATTCCAGCCGAAGGTCTGGGCATCCGCCTGGAAAACGATATCCTGATAACTCAGGATGGCAATATCGATCTGATGGCCGATATTCCGATTGAGGCTGATGAGATCGAAGAATTGATGAACTCCTGA
- the meaB gene encoding methylmalonyl Co-A mutase-associated GTPase MeaB: MPVLSPIVNPTTADFRSVARALTLVENDLPGAEALLRGLQFNEQVPVVGITGPPGAGKSTLVNALIEELLKDGNKVAVLAIDPTSPFNYGSLLGDRIRMASHFNHPDVFIRSLATRGSLGGLSAKTIELADVLRASGFDYVLIETVGVGQSEIEIAGLADITLLMLVPESGDEIQNIKSGVMEIADVYIINKADRDGADTYYNTLKKLVQQQHAETPVIKTVASQGQGMAELAHHIKQHAPQINQRRALLLADKAWSLIRERRMSDVDKKKLRQYIAEAMQEPDFNLYKFILDFEGSISDLE; this comes from the coding sequence ATGCCTGTTCTCAGTCCAATTGTTAACCCAACTACAGCCGATTTTCGGTCCGTTGCGCGTGCGCTTACGCTGGTAGAGAATGATCTGCCTGGTGCCGAAGCTTTGTTACGGGGTTTGCAGTTTAATGAGCAGGTACCGGTAGTGGGTATTACCGGCCCACCGGGGGCGGGGAAAAGCACTTTGGTAAATGCGCTGATTGAAGAGTTGCTTAAAGACGGTAACAAAGTGGCCGTGTTGGCGATAGATCCTACATCGCCGTTTAATTATGGCTCATTGTTGGGCGATAGGATCCGGATGGCATCGCATTTTAATCACCCCGATGTGTTTATCCGCTCGTTGGCTACGCGCGGTTCTTTAGGAGGACTCTCGGCTAAAACCATAGAACTGGCAGATGTGCTACGTGCATCGGGCTTTGATTATGTGCTGATTGAAACGGTTGGCGTTGGACAAAGCGAAATAGAAATTGCCGGACTAGCCGATATTACTCTTTTGATGCTGGTGCCCGAGAGTGGTGACGAGATACAGAATATCAAATCGGGCGTTATGGAAATTGCCGATGTATATATTATCAATAAGGCAGACAGAGACGGCGCCGATACCTATTATAATACGTTGAAAAAACTAGTGCAGCAGCAACATGCCGAAACACCGGTTATTAAAACCGTTGCGTCGCAAGGTCAGGGCATGGCAGAGTTGGCACATCACATCAAACAACATGCGCCTCAAATCAATCAACGGCGTGCGCTGTTGCTTGCTGATAAAGCCTGGAGCCTCATTCGCGAACGCCGGATGTCGGATGTAGACAAAAAAAAGCTTCGGCAATATATTGCCGAAGCTATGCAAGAGCCAGATTTTAATCTGTATAAGTTTATTTTGGATTTCGAAGGTTCGATTTCTGATTTGGAATAA